One stretch of Ipomoea triloba cultivar NCNSP0323 chromosome 8, ASM357664v1 DNA includes these proteins:
- the LOC116027728 gene encoding uncharacterized protein LOC116027728 isoform X2, translating to MASSTPDLSRLKPNHASNPSRKVRIVGKIRGFTDQELGFLSNSKPWITVNKSSDEDASGKVTISFGDKGTRKLFSGGKVTASKQTKVPSDDSLATKSSKILQDTSSIVASSSLHEKTEVPPNDSVVTKSGLLQDDTIFTITSSMHEEEAEVPSEPFQTDSISMIKRLKTSLHEENFPQGMEITSGNHGEAIGFTSGEGFYSIGHKIARGKPITSP from the exons ATGGCCTCCTCCACGCCAGATTTGAGCCGTCTCAAACCCAACCACGCCTCAAACCCGTCTCGAAAGGTGCGAATCGTCGGCAAAATCAGAGGTTTTACAGATCAAGAGTTAGGGTTTCTGAGCAACTCTAAGCCTTGGATCACTGTCAACAAATCTTCAGACGAAGATGCTTCAGGAAAAGTCACAATCTCGTTTGGAGACAAAGGAACCAG GAAACTGTTCAGCGGGGGCAAAGTTACGGCTTCTAAGCAG ACAAAGGTGCCATCAGATGATTCTTTAGCCACAAAGTCATCTAAGATTCTCCAAGACACTAGTTCCATCGTAGCATCATCTTCCTTGCATGAAAAG ACAGAGGTCCCACCAAATGATTCTGTAGTCACAAAGTCTGGGCTTCTTCAAGATGACACTATTTTCACCATAACATCTTCCATGCATGAAGAAGAG GCAGAGGTTCCTTCTGAACCTTTTCAGACAGACTCTATTTCCAtgataaaaagattaaaaactTCCCTGCATGAAGAG AATTTTCCTCAAGGCATGGAAATTACTTCAGGCAATCATGGTGAAGCAATAGGATTCACAAGCGGAGAAG GCTTCTACTCAATTGGCCATAAAATTGCCAGAGGGAAGCCAATCACTTCTCCTTGA
- the LOC116027728 gene encoding uncharacterized protein LOC116027728 isoform X1 has translation MASSTPDLSRLKPNHASNPSRKVRIVGKIRGFTDQELGFLSNSKPWITVNKSSDEDASGKVTISFGDKGTRKLFSGGKVTASKQTKVPSDDSLATKSSKILQDTSSIVASSSLHEKTEVPPNDSVVTKSGLLQDDTIFTITSSMHEEEAEVPSEPFQTDSISMIKRLKTSLHEENFPQGMEITSGNHGEAIGFTSGEVAGFYSIGHKIARGKPITSP, from the exons ATGGCCTCCTCCACGCCAGATTTGAGCCGTCTCAAACCCAACCACGCCTCAAACCCGTCTCGAAAGGTGCGAATCGTCGGCAAAATCAGAGGTTTTACAGATCAAGAGTTAGGGTTTCTGAGCAACTCTAAGCCTTGGATCACTGTCAACAAATCTTCAGACGAAGATGCTTCAGGAAAAGTCACAATCTCGTTTGGAGACAAAGGAACCAG GAAACTGTTCAGCGGGGGCAAAGTTACGGCTTCTAAGCAG ACAAAGGTGCCATCAGATGATTCTTTAGCCACAAAGTCATCTAAGATTCTCCAAGACACTAGTTCCATCGTAGCATCATCTTCCTTGCATGAAAAG ACAGAGGTCCCACCAAATGATTCTGTAGTCACAAAGTCTGGGCTTCTTCAAGATGACACTATTTTCACCATAACATCTTCCATGCATGAAGAAGAG GCAGAGGTTCCTTCTGAACCTTTTCAGACAGACTCTATTTCCAtgataaaaagattaaaaactTCCCTGCATGAAGAG AATTTTCCTCAAGGCATGGAAATTACTTCAGGCAATCATGGTGAAGCAATAGGATTCACAAGCGGAGAAG TTGCAGGCTTCTACTCAATTGGCCATAAAATTGCCAGAGGGAAGCCAATCACTTCTCCTTGA
- the LOC116026658 gene encoding probable arabinosyltransferase ARAD2, translated as MALKTTTTAFCSIRSLFLSLSILCSLSVFFFFFNSSTRSLHLQNLQSPSSSIKVFVADLPRSLNYGLLEQYWSIDSDSRLGSEVDNEIRKTLLHKGSQKFPPYPENPLIKQYSAEYWILGDLMTPPELRNGSFAKRVFDAEEADVILVPFFATLSAEMQLGLNKGAFRKKLGNEDYERQKMAVDTVKQTKAWKRSGGRDHVFVLTDPVAMWHVKAEIAPAILLVVDFGGWYKLDAKAANDSLPDMIQHTQVSLLKDVIVPYIHLLPKLQLSENQKRPMLIYFKGAKHRHRGGLVREKLWDLLVNEPGVVMEEGFPNATGKEQSVKGMRTSEFCLHPAGDTPTSCRLFDAIQSLCIPVIVSDNIELPFEGMTDYSEFSVFVAVSDALQPNWLVSHLRSYSSAQKDRLRRNMAQVQPIFNYDSGHQGGIGPIPHDGAVNSIWKKVHQKLPIIKEAIIREKRKPPGVSVPRRCHCT; from the exons ATGGCTCTGAAGACCACAACTACTGCTTTCTGTTCCATCCGTTCTCTCTTCCTCTCCCTCTCAATCCTCTGTTCTCTCTccgtctttttctttttcttcaacaGTTCAACCCGATCATTACATCTTCAAAATCTCCAAAGCCCCTCAAGTTCCATTAAAGTCTTTGTTGCAGACCTTCCAAGATCCCTCAACTACGGTCTGCTTGAGCAGTACTGGTCCATAGACTCAGATTCTAGGCTGGGGAGTGAAGTAGACAATGAAATCAGGAAGACCCTTTTACACAAAGGTTCTCAAAAGTTCCCTCCATATCCTGAGAACCCACTGATCAAACAGTACAGTGCAGAGTACTGGATCTTGGGTGACTTGATGACCCCTCCTGAGTTGAGAAATGGCTCTTTTGCTAAAAGGGTGTTTGATGCTGAGGAGGCTGATGTGATCTTAGTGCCATTTTTTGCAACATTGAGTGCTGAGATGCAACTGGGGTTGAATAAAGGAGCATTTAGAAAGAAGCTAGGGAATGAGGACTATGAGAGGCAGAAAATGGCTGTGGATACTGTGAAGCAGACCAAGGCTTGGAAACGCTCTGGAGGCCGTGACCATGTATTTGTTCTCACTG ACCCAGTTGCAATGTGGCATGTTAAAGCTGAGATTGCTCCAGCAATTCTCTTAGTGGTGGATTTTGGAGGGTGGTATAAGCTCGATGCAAAAGCAGCAAATGACAGCTTACCAGATATGATACAGCACACTCAAGTTTCATTGCTGAAGGATGTGATCGTGCCTTACATCCATTTACTACCTAAATTGCAGTTATCTGAAAACCAGAAACGCCCAATGCTTATTTACTTCAAAGGAGCTAAGCATAGGCATAGG GGAGGGCTGGTTCGAGAAAAACTATGGGACTTGCTGGTTAATGAGCCTGGAGTAGTAATGGAAGAAGGTTTTCCAAATGCCACCGGGAAGGAGCAGTCAGTTAAGGGAATGAGAACGTCAGAGTTCTGCTTGCACCCAGCGGGAGATACACCCACATCATGCAGACTATTTGATGCCATCCAAAGTCTCTGTATCCCGGTCATTGTTAGCGACAATATTGAGCTCCCATTTGAAGGGATGACTGATTATTCAGAATTTTCTGTCTTCGTAGCAGTAAGTGATGCACTGCAACCAAACTGGCTTGTGAGCCATCTTAGGAGCTATTCAAGTGCACAGAAGGATAGACTTCGGCGCAATATGGCTCAGGTCCAGCCCATCTTCAACTATGACAGCGGTCATCAAGGTGGTATCGGTCCCATACCTCATGATGGCGCTGTGAACTCCATATGGAAAAAGGTTCACCAAAAACTACCCATAATCAAAGAAGCTATCATCCGAGAGAAAAGGAAACCTCCAGGAGTTTCTGTTCCACGCCGTTGCCATTGTACTTGA
- the LOC116027728 gene encoding uncharacterized protein LOC116027728 isoform X3 gives MASSTPDLSRLKPNHASNPSRKVRIVGKIRGFTDQELGFLSNSKPWITVNKSSDEDASGKVTISFGDKGTRKLFSGGKVTASKQTKVPSDDSLATKSSKILQDTSSIVASSSLHEKTEVPPNDSVVTKSGLLQDDTIFTITSSMHEEEAEVPSEPFQTDSISMIKRLKTSLHEENFPQGMEITSGNHGEAIGFTSGEGGDIEK, from the exons ATGGCCTCCTCCACGCCAGATTTGAGCCGTCTCAAACCCAACCACGCCTCAAACCCGTCTCGAAAGGTGCGAATCGTCGGCAAAATCAGAGGTTTTACAGATCAAGAGTTAGGGTTTCTGAGCAACTCTAAGCCTTGGATCACTGTCAACAAATCTTCAGACGAAGATGCTTCAGGAAAAGTCACAATCTCGTTTGGAGACAAAGGAACCAG GAAACTGTTCAGCGGGGGCAAAGTTACGGCTTCTAAGCAG ACAAAGGTGCCATCAGATGATTCTTTAGCCACAAAGTCATCTAAGATTCTCCAAGACACTAGTTCCATCGTAGCATCATCTTCCTTGCATGAAAAG ACAGAGGTCCCACCAAATGATTCTGTAGTCACAAAGTCTGGGCTTCTTCAAGATGACACTATTTTCACCATAACATCTTCCATGCATGAAGAAGAG GCAGAGGTTCCTTCTGAACCTTTTCAGACAGACTCTATTTCCAtgataaaaagattaaaaactTCCCTGCATGAAGAG AATTTTCCTCAAGGCATGGAAATTACTTCAGGCAATCATGGTGAAGCAATAGGATTCACAAGCGGAGAAG GTGGTGATATTGAAAAGTAG